The proteins below are encoded in one region of Streptomyces roseirectus:
- a CDS encoding putative leader peptide, producing MGRLEPTVSRTSRTAWSSPLLTSRRHIDLLRVCSAQR from the coding sequence ATGGGGCGCCTGGAACCGACCGTCAGCCGCACGAGCCGCACGGCCTGGTCGTCGCCCCTCCTCACCTCCCGCCGCCACATCGACCTGCTGCGCGTGTGCAGCGCACAACGCTGA
- a CDS encoding GNAT family N-acetyltransferase, which produces MTHPDDLHGGRAPAATAPHPLDNAVWAALTGPHAHLADRAGLRALGEPARAARYPADVYAFAALDDPADPAAWVDLHRLVGPATAVRLKPVDAVPDGWEVIREGLGVQLVDTSLRTEPDPEAVRLGPDDVPEILDLVARTRPGPYLKRTILLGTYLGIRHRGRLIALAGERLRPPGWTEISAVCTDPAHRGRGLATRLVRAVAAGIHARGDTPFLHAAAGNTGAIRLYESIGFTLRRTSRIVEVRSPAGPATGRAAEFVEPAEFGESAESISHRSSKNVVESGTRPRTGPL; this is translated from the coding sequence GTGACCCACCCGGACGACCTCCACGGAGGCAGAGCCCCGGCCGCCACCGCGCCCCACCCGCTCGACAACGCCGTCTGGGCCGCCCTGACCGGCCCCCACGCCCACCTCGCCGACCGGGCCGGGCTGCGAGCGCTGGGTGAACCAGCCCGCGCCGCCCGTTACCCCGCCGACGTCTACGCCTTCGCCGCCCTCGACGACCCGGCCGACCCCGCCGCCTGGGTCGACCTGCACCGCCTCGTCGGGCCCGCGACGGCCGTACGCCTCAAGCCCGTCGACGCCGTCCCCGACGGCTGGGAGGTGATCCGGGAAGGGCTCGGGGTCCAGCTCGTCGACACCTCGCTGCGCACCGAGCCCGACCCCGAGGCGGTGCGGCTCGGGCCGGACGACGTCCCGGAGATCCTGGACCTCGTCGCCCGCACCCGTCCTGGGCCCTACCTGAAACGGACGATCCTGCTCGGCACCTACCTCGGCATCCGGCACCGGGGGCGGCTGATCGCGCTGGCCGGGGAACGGCTCAGGCCGCCCGGCTGGACCGAGATCAGCGCCGTCTGCACCGACCCCGCCCACCGGGGCAGGGGGCTCGCCACCCGGCTCGTGCGCGCGGTCGCCGCCGGGATCCACGCGCGCGGGGACACGCCGTTCCTGCACGCCGCCGCCGGCAACACGGGGGCGATCCGGCTGTACGAGTCGATCGGCTTCACGCTGCGGCGGACGTCGCGGATCGTGGAGGTGCGGAGCCCCGCGGGGCCGGCCACCGGGCGCGCCGCCGAGTTTGTCGAGCCGGCTGAGTTCGGCGAGTCCGCAGAATCGATTTCGCACAGAAGTTCGAAAAATGTCGTGGAATCGGGAACACGGCCGAGGACCGGCCCGTTGTGA
- a CDS encoding M12 family metallopeptidase — MTARYCSLVRQPEPGFTPGLAAERLGALMGGRRMWVNGTVLHYCFFDTCDRTSRRLSWAGAEAQREVVRDCFREWQGLGIGVTFTEVTDRSEAEVRIGFQDGNGSWSAVGRDALLAGLHERTMNFGWDLTAPGERATALHQIGHALGMQHEHQSPYAGIHWDEEAVYADLAGPPNHWSRERTYLNILRKLDAAEVNGTVWDPQSVMEYPFPAGLILEPEQFRQGVHPPGALSALDKEFVQRWYPPPPARPPGPLVPFRSEPLVLGPGEQADFTLEPPETRDYRLAVFGDCDAVVVLFEEREGEPRFLAGDDDGGTPGNATLRARLVKGRRYFVRLRLYSAWGSGQTAVMCW, encoded by the coding sequence ATGACCGCCCGCTACTGCTCGCTCGTCCGGCAGCCGGAGCCCGGGTTCACCCCGGGTCTCGCCGCCGAACGGCTCGGTGCGCTCATGGGCGGCCGGCGGATGTGGGTCAACGGCACGGTCCTGCACTACTGCTTCTTCGACACCTGCGACCGGACCTCGCGCAGGCTCTCCTGGGCCGGCGCCGAGGCGCAGCGCGAGGTCGTGCGCGACTGCTTCCGCGAGTGGCAGGGGCTCGGCATCGGCGTGACGTTCACGGAGGTCACCGACCGGTCCGAGGCGGAGGTACGCATCGGGTTCCAGGACGGCAACGGCTCCTGGTCGGCCGTCGGGCGCGACGCCCTCCTCGCGGGCCTCCACGAGCGCACGATGAACTTCGGCTGGGACCTCACGGCCCCCGGCGAGCGCGCGACGGCCCTGCACCAGATCGGCCACGCGCTGGGCATGCAGCACGAGCACCAGAGCCCGTACGCCGGGATCCACTGGGACGAGGAGGCCGTGTACGCCGACCTCGCGGGCCCGCCGAACCACTGGAGCCGCGAGCGCACGTACCTCAACATCCTGCGCAAGCTGGACGCGGCCGAGGTCAACGGCACGGTGTGGGACCCGCAGTCGGTGATGGAGTACCCGTTCCCGGCGGGGCTGATCCTGGAGCCCGAGCAGTTCCGGCAGGGCGTGCATCCGCCGGGGGCGCTGTCCGCGCTGGACAAGGAGTTCGTGCAGCGCTGGTATCCGCCGCCGCCCGCGCGCCCGCCGGGCCCGCTCGTGCCGTTCCGGTCGGAGCCGCTGGTCCTCGGGCCGGGTGAGCAGGCGGACTTCACGCTGGAGCCGCCCGAGACCCGCGACTACCGGCTCGCCGTGTTCGGCGACTGCGACGCCGTCGTCGTCCTCTTCGAGGAGCGGGAGGGGGAGCCGCGCTTCCTCGCCGGGGACGACGACGGGGGCACACCGGGGAACGCGACCCTGCGGGCCCGGCTGGTGAAGGGGCGCCGGTACTTCGTGCGGCTGCGCCTCTACTCGGCCTGGGGGTCGGGGCAGACGGCGGTCATGTGCTGGTGA
- a CDS encoding LLM class flavin-dependent oxidoreductase → MSPSSPSSPAPLHLAVALDGTGWHPASWREQVARPRDLFTAGYWADLVTEAERGLLDFVTIEDGLGPQSSRLLDPDDRTDQVRGRLDAVLIASRVAPLTRHIGLVPTTVATHTEPFHISKAIATLDYVSTGRAGLRVQITARQNEAAHFGRRTLPRIESYDHTDPATRALITDLFDEAADYVEAVRRLWDSWEDDAEIRDAATGRFVDRDKLHHIDFEGRRFSVRGPSITPRPPQGQPLVAALAHATVPYRLVARAADVGFVTPHDTDRARAIVQEIRAEQEAAGRGADPLHVFADLLVFLDDDPAEARARRARLDDLAGEPHSGDARIFAGSPAELADLLQEFQTAGLSGFRLRPAVAGHDLPAISRGLVPELQRRGAFRTAYEADTLRGLLGLTRPANRYAA, encoded by the coding sequence GTGTCCCCTTCGTCTCCCTCGTCCCCCGCACCTCTCCACCTCGCCGTCGCCCTCGACGGCACCGGCTGGCACCCCGCCTCCTGGCGCGAGCAAGTCGCCCGCCCCCGTGACCTGTTCACCGCCGGCTACTGGGCCGACCTGGTCACCGAGGCCGAACGCGGCCTGCTCGACTTCGTGACCATCGAGGACGGCCTGGGCCCCCAGTCCTCCCGCCTCCTCGACCCCGACGACCGCACCGACCAGGTCCGAGGCCGCCTCGACGCCGTCCTGATCGCCTCCCGCGTCGCCCCGCTCACCCGGCACATCGGCCTCGTCCCGACGACCGTCGCCACCCACACCGAGCCGTTCCACATCTCCAAGGCCATCGCCACCCTCGACTACGTCAGCACCGGCCGCGCGGGCCTGCGCGTCCAGATCACCGCCCGGCAGAACGAGGCCGCGCACTTCGGCCGGCGCACCCTCCCGCGCATCGAGTCCTACGACCACACCGACCCCGCCACCCGCGCCCTGATCACCGACCTCTTCGACGAGGCCGCCGACTACGTCGAAGCCGTCCGCCGCCTGTGGGACAGCTGGGAGGACGACGCGGAGATCCGCGACGCCGCCACCGGCCGCTTCGTCGACCGCGACAAACTCCACCACATCGACTTCGAGGGCCGCCGCTTCAGCGTCAGGGGCCCCTCCATCACCCCCCGCCCGCCCCAGGGCCAGCCCCTCGTCGCGGCCCTCGCCCACGCGACGGTGCCCTACCGGCTGGTGGCGCGCGCGGCGGACGTCGGCTTCGTCACCCCGCACGACACCGACCGGGCGCGGGCGATCGTCCAGGAGATACGCGCCGAACAGGAGGCCGCGGGGCGCGGCGCCGACCCGCTGCACGTCTTCGCCGACCTGCTGGTCTTCCTCGACGACGACCCGGCCGAGGCACGGGCGCGCCGGGCGCGGCTCGACGACCTCGCGGGCGAGCCCCACAGCGGCGACGCGCGGATCTTCGCCGGCAGCCCCGCCGAACTCGCCGACCTGCTCCAGGAGTTCCAGACGGCCGGCCTGAGCGGGTTCCGGCTGCGTCCCGCCGTCGCCGGACACGACCTGCCCGCGATCAGCCGGGGCCTGGTCCCCGAACTCCAACGGCGCGGCGCCTTCCGCACGGCGTACGAGGCCGACACCCTGCGCGGGCTCCTCGGCCTGACCCGCCCCGCCAACCGATACGCCGCCTGA
- a CDS encoding amino acid ABC transporter permease: MSESPGAVSLATAPPPDEPSKVVTAQRVQPLRRPGRWIATVIVLVLAAQFAHGLITNPFYQWDRFGYWFLRPAIVEGLLVTLEVTAWSAVSGLLGGILLALARLSKSPVLRAVSWVYIWAFRSIPLIVVLLFLYNFSALYRTLSVGVPFGPAFFSFDESRLATDMVIAVVGLSLHEAAYAAEVVRGGVLSVDQGQHEAAAALGLPKGYQFRRIVFPQALRSIVPNYVNQLIGLVKSTSLVFYVSLLDLFGAAQTMGSTYPGDVVPLLLVVTVWYLILTSLVSIAQFYVERYYARGATRTLPPTPFQQLRASVGQFRERLRKEAAV; this comes from the coding sequence ATGAGCGAATCACCGGGCGCCGTGTCCCTCGCCACGGCACCACCACCTGATGAGCCGTCAAAAGTCGTCACGGCGCAGCGAGTTCAGCCGCTGCGCCGTCCTGGACGCTGGATCGCCACCGTGATCGTCCTGGTCCTGGCCGCCCAGTTCGCCCACGGCCTGATCACCAACCCCTTCTACCAGTGGGACCGGTTCGGCTACTGGTTCCTGCGCCCGGCCATCGTCGAAGGACTCCTGGTCACCCTCGAAGTCACCGCCTGGAGTGCGGTGTCGGGCCTGCTCGGCGGCATCCTGCTGGCTCTCGCGCGGCTCTCGAAGAGTCCGGTGCTGCGGGCGGTGAGCTGGGTCTACATCTGGGCGTTCCGTTCGATCCCGCTGATCGTGGTGCTGCTGTTCCTCTACAACTTCAGTGCCCTGTACCGGACGTTGAGCGTCGGAGTCCCCTTCGGCCCGGCCTTCTTCAGCTTCGACGAGTCGCGGCTCGCCACCGACATGGTCATCGCCGTCGTCGGACTCAGCCTCCACGAGGCCGCGTACGCCGCCGAGGTCGTCCGGGGCGGGGTCCTCTCCGTCGACCAGGGGCAGCACGAGGCCGCCGCCGCGCTCGGCCTGCCCAAGGGGTACCAGTTCCGCCGGATCGTCTTCCCGCAGGCCCTCAGGTCGATCGTCCCCAACTACGTCAACCAGCTGATCGGGCTGGTCAAGTCGACGTCGCTGGTCTTCTACGTCTCCCTCCTCGACCTCTTCGGCGCCGCGCAGACGATGGGCTCCACCTACCCCGGCGACGTCGTCCCGCTGCTGCTGGTCGTCACCGTCTGGTACCTGATCCTCACGAGCCTCGTCTCGATCGCCCAGTTCTACGTCGAGCGGTACTACGCGCGCGGCGCCACCCGCACCCTGCCGCCCACCCCGTTCCAGCAACTGCGCGCCTCCGTCGGCCAGTTCAGGGAGCGCCTGCGCAAGGAGGCCGCCGTATGA
- a CDS encoding sedoheptulose 7-phosphate cyclase: MPFPPPTTHGLTTTDGPGPARSWTVATAKPVSYRVRFAPGVLDPRNPALAHAGLPEGESTPARRLLVVEEHVDLLYGDALRAYCEAARHASYSIHVLPAHERLKTMDSVYSVVDAMDRFGLDRRREPVVAVGGGVLLDIVGLACSLYRRSTPYVRVPTTLIGLVDAGVGAKTGVNFGGGKNRLGTYHPAVETLLDPAFLATLDERHIGNGLAEILKIALIKDRDLFDLLESSGERLLAGRFQTAGPLRTTAHHVLARAVHGMLEELHDNLWEHRLERVVDYGHTFSPTLEMRALPALLHGEAVNLDMALTTVIARGRGLMTDRQCTRVLDTMRALRLPVHHPLMEPELLGSALADTVRHRDGMQRLPLPVGIGDAVFVNDLTDREITGAAEKLARAAKEVRSHA; this comes from the coding sequence ATGCCCTTCCCGCCTCCCACCACCCACGGCCTCACCACCACGGACGGCCCGGGACCGGCGCGCAGCTGGACCGTCGCCACCGCGAAGCCCGTCAGCTACCGGGTCCGGTTCGCCCCCGGCGTCCTGGACCCCCGCAACCCCGCCCTCGCCCATGCCGGCCTCCCGGAGGGCGAGAGCACGCCGGCCCGACGGCTGCTGGTCGTCGAGGAGCACGTGGACCTGCTGTACGGCGACGCGCTGCGCGCCTACTGCGAGGCGGCGCGTCACGCGTCATACAGCATCCACGTCCTGCCCGCGCACGAGCGACTGAAGACGATGGACTCGGTGTACTCCGTGGTCGACGCGATGGACCGCTTCGGCCTCGACCGGCGCCGCGAGCCGGTCGTGGCCGTCGGCGGCGGGGTGCTGCTGGACATCGTCGGCCTCGCGTGCAGCCTGTACCGGCGCAGCACCCCGTACGTCCGGGTCCCGACCACCCTGATCGGGCTGGTGGACGCCGGTGTCGGCGCGAAGACCGGCGTCAACTTCGGCGGCGGCAAGAACCGCCTCGGGACGTACCACCCGGCCGTCGAGACGCTGCTCGACCCGGCGTTCCTCGCGACGCTGGACGAGCGGCACATCGGCAACGGGCTCGCCGAGATCCTGAAGATCGCCCTGATCAAGGACCGTGACCTGTTCGACCTGCTGGAGAGCAGCGGCGAGCGCCTGCTGGCCGGCCGTTTCCAGACGGCGGGCCCGCTGCGGACCACGGCACATCACGTACTGGCCCGCGCGGTGCACGGGATGCTCGAAGAACTCCACGACAACCTGTGGGAGCACCGGCTGGAGCGGGTCGTCGACTACGGCCACACCTTCAGTCCGACGCTGGAGATGCGCGCCCTGCCCGCGCTGCTGCACGGCGAGGCGGTCAACCTCGACATGGCGTTGACCACCGTGATCGCCCGTGGCCGCGGCCTCATGACGGACCGTCAGTGCACGCGTGTACTCGACACGATGCGCGCGCTGCGCCTGCCGGTCCACCACCCCCTGATGGAGCCGGAGTTGCTTGGCTCCGCCCTCGCGGACACCGTCCGTCACCGCGATGGCATGCAGCGCCTGCCGCTGCCGGTCGGCATCGGTGACGCGGTGTTCGTGAACGACCTGACGGATCGTGAGATCACCGGCGCGGCCGAGAAGTTGGCGCGCGCCGCGAAGGAGGTGCGGTCCCATGCGTGA
- a CDS encoding ABC transporter substrate-binding protein, with protein MPAPLSRRALIRGITATAAVASLAGGLAACGGDSEAATATDSAGSVTIGRVSNGAAKERTLKVSEVKSISAEVPAAIRERGTLVIGSGSLPSGTAPLGYVGDDQKTLTGSEPDLARLVAAVLGLKPEYRRFTWENLFVGIDSGKVDVGLSNITDTEERKRKYDFASYRQDNLGFEKLKSNSWTFDGTYRSLAGKTFSVGAGTNQERLLLEWQKKLKAEGKNLTIKYFQDSNSTYLALNSGKIDAYLGPNPSLSYHVTQSAKSPSPTAIAGTYSGAGETLQGLIAATVKKDSGLVKPLADAINHLIETGAYAQWLDSWNLANEAVTKSEINPPGLPLTNA; from the coding sequence ATGCCCGCGCCCCTCTCCCGACGTGCCCTGATCCGAGGCATCACCGCGACGGCCGCCGTCGCCTCCCTCGCCGGCGGGCTCGCCGCCTGCGGCGGGGACAGCGAGGCCGCCACCGCCACCGACTCCGCGGGCTCCGTCACCATCGGCCGCGTCTCCAACGGGGCCGCGAAAGAACGGACGTTGAAGGTCTCCGAGGTGAAGTCGATCAGCGCCGAGGTGCCCGCGGCGATCCGCGAACGCGGCACGCTCGTCATCGGCAGCGGCTCCCTGCCGTCCGGCACCGCGCCGCTCGGCTACGTCGGCGACGACCAGAAGACCCTCACCGGCTCCGAGCCCGACCTCGCCCGCCTGGTCGCCGCGGTCCTCGGACTCAAGCCCGAATACCGGCGGTTCACCTGGGAGAACCTGTTCGTCGGCATCGACAGCGGCAAGGTCGACGTCGGCCTCTCGAACATCACCGACACCGAGGAACGCAAGCGGAAGTACGACTTCGCCTCCTACCGGCAGGACAACCTCGGCTTCGAGAAGCTGAAGTCCAACTCTTGGACGTTCGACGGCACTTACCGCAGCCTCGCGGGCAAGACCTTCTCCGTCGGCGCCGGCACCAACCAGGAACGCCTGCTGCTGGAATGGCAGAAGAAACTGAAGGCCGAGGGCAAGAACCTCACCATCAAGTACTTCCAGGACAGCAACAGCACCTATCTCGCCCTGAACAGCGGCAAGATCGACGCCTACCTCGGCCCGAACCCGAGCCTGTCCTACCACGTCACGCAGAGCGCCAAGTCGCCCTCGCCCACGGCCATCGCGGGCACCTACTCCGGCGCCGGCGAAACCCTCCAGGGCCTGATCGCGGCGACCGTCAAGAAGGACAGCGGCCTCGTCAAGCCGCTCGCCGACGCGATCAACCACCTGATCGAGACCGGCGCGTACGCCCAGTGGCTCGACTCCTGGAACCTCGCCAACGAAGCCGTCACCAAGTCCGAGATCAACCCGCCCGGCCTGCCCCTCACCAACGCCTGA
- a CDS encoding NtaA/DmoA family FMN-dependent monooxygenase (This protein belongs to a clade of FMN-dependent monooxygenases, within a broader family of flavin-dependent oxidoreductases, the luciferase-like monooxygenase (LMM) family, some of whose members use coenzyme F420 rather than FMN.) codes for MSKPLKQIHLAAHFPGVNNTTVWSDPRAGSHIEFSSFTHFARTAERAKFDFLFLAEGLRLREQGGTIYDLDVVGRPDTFTVLAALAAVTERLGLTGTINSTFNEPYEVARQFASLDHLSDGRAAWNVVTSWDAFTGENFRRGGFLPQEDRYSRAREFLTTAHELFDSWQGDEILADRATGAFLRDAKAGSFVHTGKHFDIHGRFNVPRSPQGRPVIFQAGDSEEGREFAAAEADAIFSRHAQREQGQAFYADVKSRLAKYGRRADQLLILPAATFVLGDTEDEARDTAREVRRQQVSGATALKHLEFVWNRDLSAYDPEGPLPEIDPDVDAEHISRGRAQVRMYRDPLATAREWRELAEANKWSIRDLVIETGNRQNFVGTPETVARTIDEYVQADAADGFILVPHITPGGLDEFADKVVPLLQERGVFRADYEGTTLRDHLGLTHPDEARESRAAS; via the coding sequence ATGAGCAAGCCGCTGAAGCAGATCCACCTCGCCGCCCACTTCCCCGGCGTCAACAACACCACCGTCTGGAGCGACCCCCGCGCGGGCAGCCACATCGAGTTCAGCTCCTTCACCCACTTCGCGAGGACCGCCGAACGTGCCAAGTTCGACTTCCTGTTCCTCGCCGAAGGGCTCAGGCTGCGCGAACAGGGCGGCACGATCTACGACCTGGACGTCGTCGGCCGCCCCGACACCTTCACCGTCCTGGCCGCGCTCGCCGCCGTCACCGAACGGCTCGGCCTGACCGGCACCATCAACTCGACGTTCAACGAACCGTACGAGGTGGCCCGGCAGTTCGCGAGCCTCGACCACCTCTCCGACGGCCGCGCCGCGTGGAACGTGGTCACCTCGTGGGACGCGTTCACCGGGGAGAACTTCCGGCGCGGCGGCTTCCTGCCGCAGGAGGACCGCTACTCCCGCGCCAGGGAGTTCCTGACCACGGCCCACGAACTGTTCGACTCCTGGCAGGGCGACGAGATCCTGGCCGACCGGGCCACCGGCGCCTTCCTGCGGGACGCGAAAGCCGGCTCCTTCGTCCACACCGGCAAGCACTTCGACATCCACGGCCGGTTCAACGTGCCGCGCAGCCCCCAGGGCCGGCCGGTGATCTTCCAGGCCGGGGACTCCGAGGAGGGCCGCGAGTTCGCCGCCGCCGAGGCCGACGCGATCTTCAGCAGGCACGCGCAACGGGAACAGGGCCAGGCGTTCTACGCGGACGTCAAGAGCCGCCTCGCCAAGTACGGCCGCCGCGCCGACCAGTTGCTGATCCTGCCGGCCGCGACCTTCGTCCTCGGCGACACAGAGGACGAGGCCCGCGACACCGCCAGGGAGGTGCGCCGGCAGCAGGTCAGCGGAGCCACCGCGCTCAAGCACCTGGAGTTCGTCTGGAACCGCGACCTCTCCGCGTACGACCCCGAGGGCCCGCTGCCCGAGATCGACCCGGACGTCGACGCCGAGCACATCTCGCGCGGCCGCGCCCAGGTCAGGATGTACCGGGATCCGCTGGCCACCGCCCGCGAGTGGCGCGAGCTGGCCGAGGCCAACAAGTGGTCGATCCGCGACCTCGTCATCGAGACCGGCAACCGGCAGAACTTCGTCGGCACCCCCGAGACCGTCGCCCGCACGATCGACGAGTACGTCCAGGCGGACGCCGCCGACGGCTTCATCCTCGTCCCGCACATCACCCCCGGCGGACTCGACGAGTTCGCCGACAAGGTGGTCCCGCTCCTCCAGGAGCGGGGCGTCTTCCGCGCCGACTACGAGGGCACCACCCTGCGCGACCACCTCGGCCTCACCCACCCGGACGAGGCCCGCGAGAGCCGGGCAGCGTCGTGA
- a CDS encoding amino acid ABC transporter ATP-binding protein, giving the protein MSTATATATAATATAVAPAAVELHGVHKWFGTHRVLDGIDLTVRPGEVTALLGPSGSGKSTLLRVINHLEKPERGYVSVNGELIGVREHGDRLRELSERAILAQRSGIGFVFQNFNLFPHLTVLDNVAAAPVATGRLHRAGARELARELLDRVGLADKSAAYPRQLSGGQQQRVAIARALALRPGVILFDEPTSALDPELVGEVLAVIKDLATSGTTLLIVTHEIGFAREVADRVVFLDGGRIVEQGPPQQVLDEPRHERTRDFLAKVL; this is encoded by the coding sequence ATGAGCACCGCCACCGCTACCGCTACCGCCGCCACGGCCACCGCTGTTGCGCCCGCCGCCGTCGAACTCCACGGCGTCCACAAGTGGTTCGGCACCCACCGGGTCCTGGACGGCATCGACCTGACCGTGCGCCCCGGCGAGGTCACCGCGCTGCTCGGCCCCTCCGGCTCCGGCAAGTCCACGCTGTTGCGCGTCATCAACCACCTGGAGAAGCCCGAACGCGGCTACGTCAGCGTCAACGGCGAACTCATCGGCGTACGCGAACACGGCGACCGGCTGCGGGAGTTGAGCGAGCGGGCCATCCTCGCGCAGCGGTCCGGGATCGGGTTCGTCTTCCAGAACTTCAACCTCTTCCCGCACCTCACCGTCCTGGACAACGTCGCCGCCGCCCCCGTCGCCACCGGACGGCTGCACAGGGCCGGGGCCCGGGAACTCGCCCGCGAACTCCTGGACCGTGTCGGCCTCGCCGACAAGTCGGCCGCCTATCCACGGCAGTTGTCCGGCGGCCAGCAGCAGCGCGTCGCCATCGCCCGCGCCCTCGCGCTGCGTCCCGGCGTCATCCTCTTCGACGAGCCGACCTCCGCCCTCGACCCCGAGCTGGTCGGCGAAGTCCTCGCCGTCATCAAGGACTTGGCGACCAGCGGCACCACCCTCCTCATCGTCACGCACGAGATCGGCTTCGCCCGCGAGGTCGCCGACCGCGTCGTGTTCCTCGACGGCGGAAGGATCGTCGAACAGGGCCCGCCGCAGCAGGTACTGGACGAGCCGCGGCACGAACGGACCCGCGACTTCCTCGCCAAAGTCCTCTGA
- a CDS encoding glutathione S-transferase C-terminal domain-containing protein — translation MTATPLTAHAYDRPAPAFRGRIGGDARSGHYAVPRRYRLHLSTADPDGLRIAVTHSLLGLDTACPLTFLPAVPDCPDGGHASLRPLYEASAHRYRGPALAPVLSDDWSGRIVSTHGPDIARDLARRFGGGRPSLYPCGTEARIETVERLCRRAEHAAQLAGDAQASERERADALDGLLDALGGLEQQLDDDVHMAEGQLTAADVDLWVTLVQLDTVHRHHLDAAAVQRIAAHHALWARARRLTAHPAFGAHLDLDGIDRRHRARCQGLEAAGSAVQILDWAAYATEENRTHQR, via the coding sequence ATGACCGCAACACCGCTGACCGCCCACGCGTACGACCGCCCGGCCCCCGCCTTCCGGGGCCGCATCGGCGGCGACGCCCGCAGCGGCCACTACGCCGTGCCGCGCCGCTACCGCCTCCACCTGTCCACCGCCGACCCCGACGGCCTGCGCATCGCCGTCACCCACAGCCTCCTCGGCCTCGACACGGCGTGTCCGCTCACCTTCCTGCCCGCCGTCCCCGACTGTCCCGACGGCGGACACGCGAGCCTGCGCCCGCTGTACGAGGCGAGCGCGCACCGCTACCGGGGCCCGGCCCTCGCGCCCGTGCTCAGCGACGACTGGTCCGGCCGCATCGTCTCCACCCACGGCCCCGACATCGCCCGCGACCTGGCCCGCCGCTTCGGCGGCGGCCGTCCGTCGCTGTACCCGTGCGGCACCGAGGCGCGGATCGAGACGGTGGAACGCCTCTGCCGCCGGGCCGAGCACGCCGCCCAACTCGCGGGCGACGCACAGGCGTCGGAGCGCGAGCGAGCCGACGCCCTCGACGGCCTCCTCGACGCGCTCGGCGGCCTGGAGCAACAGCTCGACGACGACGTCCATATGGCGGAAGGTCAGCTCACCGCTGCCGACGTCGACCTGTGGGTCACCCTCGTCCAGCTCGACACCGTGCACCGCCATCACCTCGACGCCGCCGCCGTCCAGCGGATCGCCGCCCACCACGCCCTGTGGGCCCGCGCCCGCCGCCTCACCGCCCACCCGGCGTTCGGCGCGCACCTCGACCTCGACGGCATCGACCGCCGCCACCGGGCCCGCTGCCAGGGCCTCGAAGCCGCCGGCTCGGCTGTCCAGATCCTGGACTGGGCCGCGTACGCGACCGAGGAAAACCGGACCCACCAGCGCTGA